In one Streptomyces venezuelae genomic region, the following are encoded:
- a CDS encoding ABC transporter permease, with protein MRKAGGWLLMIVVATNATYFLASWFLDPRSNYKELRPARSEAQISNALAPYNLDPGVPLVQRWWDWLTSVTLHFDWGRSPTGVSVNDEVGHRALVSAELVVIATVLSVVIGVALAVYTATRQYGPADRLSQAMSIALFNVPTPVAALAVVFVAIWLNQHAGFHFLYVAGENSPDVAGLLPTIGDRLLHLILPTLTLTLMGYVGYHLTQRSLLLDTINSDFVRTAQATGLTRSQAVRRHALRAALIPTAASVAFSVPAVFTGAVITETIFGWNGMGRYFIQTIGKNDVHGTVATAAFAAVLTAIGAILADIATVFLDPRVRVS; from the coding sequence ATGCGCAAGGCGGGTGGCTGGCTCCTGATGATCGTCGTCGCGACCAACGCGACGTACTTCCTGGCCAGTTGGTTCCTCGACCCGCGTTCGAACTACAAAGAGCTGCGGCCCGCCCGCAGCGAGGCGCAGATCTCCAACGCCCTCGCCCCGTACAACCTCGACCCCGGCGTGCCGTTGGTGCAGCGGTGGTGGGACTGGCTCACCTCGGTGACCCTCCACTTCGACTGGGGCCGGTCCCCCACCGGCGTCTCCGTCAACGACGAAGTGGGCCACCGCGCCCTCGTCAGCGCGGAGTTGGTCGTCATCGCGACCGTTCTGTCCGTCGTGATCGGTGTCGCCCTCGCCGTCTACACCGCCACGCGCCAGTACGGCCCGGCCGACCGCCTCTCGCAGGCGATGTCCATCGCGCTGTTCAACGTCCCGACACCCGTCGCGGCGCTCGCCGTGGTCTTCGTCGCCATCTGGCTCAACCAGCACGCCGGGTTCCACTTCCTCTACGTCGCAGGGGAGAACTCACCCGACGTGGCGGGGCTGCTCCCGACGATCGGTGACCGCCTCCTCCACCTGATCCTGCCGACCCTGACGCTGACGCTCATGGGGTACGTGGGTTACCACCTGACACAGCGGTCCCTGCTGCTCGACACGATCAACTCCGACTTCGTGCGCACGGCCCAGGCCACCGGTCTGACCCGGAGCCAGGCAGTCCGCAGGCACGCGCTGCGCGCCGCGCTGATACCCACGGCGGCCTCCGTGGCGTTCAGCGTGCCCGCCGTCTTCACCGGCGCCGTCATCACCGAAACGATCTTCGGCTGGAACGGCATGGGCCGCTACTTCATCCAGACCATCGGCAAGAACGACGTGCACGGCACGGTCGCGACGGCCGCGTTCGCCGCGGTGCTCACCGCCATCGGCGCGATCCTCGCGGACATCGCCACGGTCTTCCTCGATCCGAGAGTGCGGGTGAGCTGA